From Panthera uncia isolate 11264 chromosome E1, Puncia_PCG_1.0, whole genome shotgun sequence, one genomic window encodes:
- the LOC125926783 gene encoding C-C motif chemokine 3: MKVPGAALAILLCTMALCSQVFSAPFGADTPTACCFSYVSKQIPRKFIADYFETSSQCSKPGVIFQTRRGRQVCADPSEAWVQEYVTDLELSA; the protein is encoded by the exons ATGAAGGTCCCTGGGGCTGCCCTCGCCATCCTCCTCTGCACCATGGCCCTCTGCAGTCAGGTCTTCTCTGCACCAT TTGGTGCTGACACCCCAACTGCCTGCTGCTTCTCCTATGTCTCCAAGCAGATTCCACGCAAGTTCATAGCCGACTACTTTGAGACCAGCAGCCAATGCTCCAAGCCAGGGGTTAT CTTTCAAACCAGAAGAGGCCGGCAGGTCTGTGCTGACCCCAGTGAAGCCTGGGTCCAGGAATATGTGACTGACTTGGAGCTGAGTGCCTGA